In one window of Anthonomus grandis grandis chromosome 11, icAntGran1.3, whole genome shotgun sequence DNA:
- the LOC126741863 gene encoding putative nuclease HARBI1, whose protein sequence is MLPVFDHLLREQANLDFRRRRRECRESFDFNGISDNRFKELFRVNKALFQHLCEVLRPHIHHPTHRDKVSVEQKILVALRFYATGGYQRSVGGDFNMAVSQTSAHRYIHEVTNAISEHLSPQKIIFPRTQREINRNRELFMQRFNFPRIIGAIDGTHIAILKPNVDEHIFINRKGFHSLNALVICNAELKFIYINANYPGSNHDSFIWRQCHLRQFIWEEYQRGNMRGTWLIGDSGYPLEPFLLVPYLNPPENSPEARYNNAHIAARNVIERAIGVLKTRFRCLLRERVARYSPNFVGELINTCVALHNMCIDFGLGQDMENWQPNEIEVVQLANVHVGGLLGQGNVVRNRVVEQYF, encoded by the exons ATGTTGCCAGTTTTTGATCATTTGTTAAGGGAACAAGCCAATCTTGATTTTAGACGCAGAAGGAGAGAATGCAGAGAGAGTTTTGATTTTAATGGTATCAGTGATAATCGGTTTAAAGAACTCTTTCGTGTGAATAAAGCACTCTTCCAGCATCTGTGTGAAGTTTTGAGACCTCATATACACCACCCGACACACAGGGATAAGGTATCGGTGGAACAGAAAATCTTAGTAGCCCTAAGGTTTTATGCAACTGGTGGCTACCAGAGAAGTGTGGGTGGAGATTTTAATATGGCCGTGAGCCAGACTAGTGCCCATAG ataTATCCATGAGGTTACCAATGCTATAAGTGAGCATCTATCACCCCAAAAAATCATATTCCCCCGCACCCAAAgagaaattaatagaaataggGAGCTCTTCATGCAAAGGTTTAATTTTCCCCGCATAATAGGAGCTATAGATGGGACTCACATAGCCATTTTAAAACCAAATGTGGATGAACACATTTTCATAAATAGGAAGGGTTTCCATTCTCTTAATGCATTAGTAATATGTAATgcagaattaaaatttatatatataaatgcaAATTACCCAGGTAGTAACCATGATTCGTTTATATGGAGGCAGTGTCATCTGAGACAATTTATATGGGAAGAATACCAAAGAGGTAATATGAGGGGTACATGGCTAATAGGGGATTCTGGTTATCCCTTAGAACCCTTCCTTCTTGTTCCATATTTAAATCCTCCAGAAAACAGTCCAGAAGCCCGCTACAATAATGCGCATATTGCTGCAAGAAATGTTATTGAGAGAGCTATTGGAGTTTTAAAAACAAGATTTAGGTGTTTACTGAGGGAGCGAGTGGCAAGATACTCACCAAACTTTGTTGGTGAGCTTATAAATACTTGTGTAGCACTACACAATATGTGCATTGATTTTGGATTGGGACAAGACATGGAAAATTGGCAGCCTAATGAAATTGAAGTAGTCCAGTTGGCTAATGTACATGTAGGAGGTTTATTGGGTCAAGGAAATGTTGTAAGAAATAGGGTGGTAGAGCAGTATTTTTAG